A genomic segment from Acyrthosiphon pisum isolate AL4f chromosome A3, pea_aphid_22Mar2018_4r6ur, whole genome shotgun sequence encodes:
- the LOC100574728 gene encoding uncharacterized protein LOC100574728, whose protein sequence is MRGHWIFVLLCLSSFVGQLVLGSLFPPIPPNAQTPSQPDAVPPQQEVNWPLNNLATPEVIVVGEPATLNTRSLHMEKTRDKPLETSQKAEEILPKVIVIGTEQKAVSEIVTRNNAEMETKNVSSTNNG, encoded by the exons ATGAGGGGACACTGGATTTTCGTCCTTTTGTGCTTGTCATCGTTTGTCGGACAACTAGTGCTCGGC AGTTTGTTTCCACCGATCCCTCCGAACGCTCAAACTCCATCGCAACCAGACGCCGTGCCTCCACAACAAGAA GTCAATTGGCCATTAAACAATTTAGCCACACCTGAAGTGATTGTCGTCGGAGAACCAGCCACGCTCAATACCAGAAGTCTCCACATGGAAAAAACTAGAGACAAGCCATTGGAAACCAGTCAAAAAGCCGAAGAAATATTACCAAAAGTCATTGTTATTGGCACTGAACAAAAAGCAGTCAGTGAAATTGTAACCAGAAATAATGCAGaaatggaaactaaaaatgtatcttCGACCAACAACGGATAA
- the LOC100534630 gene encoding uncharacterized protein LOC100534630 isoform 1 (isoform 1 is encoded by transcript variant 1; The RefSeq protein has 1 substitution, 1 frameshift and aligns at 98% coverage compared to this genomic sequence), whose protein sequence is MTTSTMTKHFNVDIDNIITDYELAYQHAKESFIDEIKRTDENILKVYTQDIDEYSKTLKNLSDVNNKISKSRDTLQQISEKVKCEQQILQTENDRLESINNECNSLGVTEIELNDVINKTKEQLTQVYKEKKTSLKKLKREINSFRAGVNMYERFLQLNTNVESNGINTLINITMKNVKNHSDYKVIFYEENDNNFKLIDITPRSQTVMKAATLYDQNQDIQGLLAFLYTL, encoded by the exons tccactATGACTAAACATTTCAATGttgatattgataatataatcacCGACTATGAATTAGCCTACCAACATGCAAAGGAAAGCTTTATCGATGAAATAAAACGAACCGATGAAAATATACTGAAAGTATACACACAGGACATACCT GACGAATATAGCAAGACAttaa aaaatctcTCAgatgtaaataacaaaattagcaAGAGCCGTGATACACTTCAACAAATATCCGAAAAAGTCAAATGTGAACAACAGATATTACAAACAGAAAACGATCGCTTGGAGTCtattaataatgaatgtaaTAGTTTGGGAGTTACAGAAATTGAGTTGAATGATGTgataaataaaaccaaagaGCAACTCACCCAAGTATATAAAG aaaaaaaaacaagctTAAAAAAACTTAAGCGAGAAATAAATTCATTCAGAGCTGGAGTAAACATGTATGAGCGATTTTTACAGTTGAATATGAATGTTGAAAGTAATGGAATAAATACTTTAATCAATATTAccatgaaaaatgttaaaaatcattCAGATTACAAAGTCATATTTTATGAGGAAAATGATAACAATTTCAAAC TTATTGACATCACTCCACGCAGCCAGACAGTTATGAAGGCAGCAACATTGTACGATCAGAACCAAGATATCCAAGGCCTGTTAGCTttcttatatacattataa
- the LOC100534630 gene encoding uncharacterized protein LOC100534630 isoform 2 (isoform 2 is encoded by transcript variant 2; The RefSeq protein has 3 substitutions, 1 frameshift compared to this genomic sequence), translating into MTKYFNIDIDNIITDYELAYQHAKESFIDEIKRTDENILKVYTQDIDEYSKTLKNLSDVNNKISKSRDTLQQISEKVKCEQQILQTENDRLESINNECNSLGVTEIELNDVINKTKEQLTQVYKEKKTSLKKLKREINSFRAGVNMYERFLQLNTNVESNGINTLINITMKNVKNHSDYKVIFYEENDNNFKLIDITPRSQTVMKAATLYDQNQDIQGLLAFLYTL; encoded by the exons ATGACTAAACATTTCAATGttgatattgataatataatcacCGACTATGAATTAGCCTACCAACATGCAAAGGAAAGCTTTATCGATGAAATAAAACGAACCGATGAAAATATACTGAAAGTATACACACAGGACATACCT GACGAATATAGCAAGACAttaa aaaatctcTCAgatgtaaataacaaaattagcaAGAGCCGTGATACACTTCAACAAATATCCGAAAAAGTCAAATGTGAACAACAGATATTACAAACAGAAAACGATCGCTTGGAGTCtattaataatgaatgtaaTAGTTTGGGAGTTACAGAAATTGAGTTGAATGATGTgataaataaaaccaaagaGCAACTCACCCAAGTATATAAAG aaaaaaaaacaagctTAAAAAAACTTAAGCGAGAAATAAATTCATTCAGAGCTGGAGTAAACATGTATGAGCGATTTTTACAGTTGAATATGAATGTTGAAAGTAATGGAATAAATACTTTAATCAATATTAccatgaaaaatgttaaaaatcattCAGATTACAAAGTCATATTTTATGAGGAAAATGATAACAATTTCAAAC TTATTGACATCACTCCACGCAGCCAGACAGTTATGAAGGCAGCAACATTGTACGATCAGAACCAAGATATCCAAGGCCTGTTAGCTttcttatatacattataa